CATCGGCCTCCGCCCGCCTGGCCAGGAACACGTCGGCGTCACGGTCGAGCAGCATCACCACCCGTTGCGGTGGGATCCGTTCGGCCCGCTGCTCGAGGCGCAGGTCCAGGCAGGCGGCCATGCCGCCCATGTTGCCGATCTGCAGGTCCAGGACCACCAGGACGGGATCATGGTCGCGGACAGCGGCCAGCACCTCGGCTCCGGCGTGTACACGGACCACCTCGTGGTCGCCGTCCAGCGCTGCCGCGACCTTCTCGTGGACGTGGTCCGCGTCCGTGGCCAGCAGGACTGTCGAGGCGCTCACGGACCGGATCGTACCGGTGAGCCGACCGCCAGGGCCGGTTCGGGAGCCGACCGGCAGGGCCCGTCGACGCAGTCCCGCTCCGGGCGTCTACATTCATCGCACGGGTCCGGCCACATGGGCCGGGCGAGCGGAGGAGGCCCCGATGCTGGAGATCACGGTAGAACGACATGACGACTACGTGCTGTGCCGGCCGGCCGGCGAGTTGGATGCCTACACCGTGGCGCAGTTCCGCGAGGCGCTCACAGAGTTGTCCGACGAGTCGTACGTCCTAGTCGACCTGTCCGACGTGCCGTTCATGGACTCGGCAGGCCTCGGAGCGCTGATCGGGGGCATCCGGCGGGCCCGGGAGAACGATGGCGACGTAGCCGTCGCCTGCAATCGTCCGGCACTCATCCGTCTGCTCCACACCACGGGGTTCGACCGAATCGTGCCCGTCCGTGAGACGGTCGAGGAGGCCGTGCTGGCCCTCGGTGAGGCTGCGGACTGATAGATCGGAGCCCCGGCGGCCGGCCGTAGGCTGGCCCGCCTGTCGCCCCGACCCGGGGTGACCGAAATGCACCTGCACCATGTCTCGCCTCCGCCCTGTCCATCCGTCGTCCAGCCGCCTGCTCGCCGCTGTCGTGCTGACCGGCGCGCTCGTGGGGCTGAGCGCCCCGACGGCCGACGCGCATGCAGAGCACGCCGAGCATCGTCCAGTGGTCGACGTCGTCGAGGTGAGCGGCTTCCTGGATCCGGTGCTGGTCGGGATGATGGTCGACACCCTTGAGGCCCTGGACCCGGCCGAGACCGTGGCGGTCGTGTTCCAGGTGGACAGCACGGCCTCGGTCGTCGCCGACACCGAGTTGCTCCGGCTGGCCCGACTCGTCGTCGGTTCACCGGTCACAGTGTCGTTCTGGGTCGGCCCGTCCGGTGCCCGCGCCACCGGTCCGATCGCCCAACTGGTGGTCCTCGGTGACGATGTGGGCATCGCACCCGGGGCACGCCTCGGTGCGTTCGGTGACCCCGTCCTGCCGGTCGGCGAATTCGGAAATCCGCTGGCCACACAGGGCATGGCCGACCTCCATGACCTGACCGTCGGCTACGACGAGGCCATCCAGAGGGGCATCGCCAGGCCAGCGCCGGTGCTGCTCGAGCAGCTGGCCGGTGTCCCCGGCTTCGAGGTCAGGACGCTGGCAGGCGACGATGGTGACGTCGTCCAGCCGGTCACCACGACCCGCTTCCGCCAGTTGGACGTGGTCGACCAGTTCTTCCACACCGTGGCAAGCCCGGCCGTGGCCTACCTGCTGCTCCTGATCGGCATGGGGCTGCTCCTCTTCGAGCTCTACACGGCCGGGGTGGGCATCGCCGGGGCGATCGGTGCCGGCTCGTTCCTGTTCTCCACCTACGGGCTCGGCGTGCTGCCGGCGAGGGGTTGGGCTGTCGCGCTGCTGGTCGTGGCCATGCTCGCCTACGGCATCGACGTGCAGGCCGGGGTCCCCCGCCTGTGGTCGGTGATCGGCACGGTCACCCTGGTGGCCGGATCGGTCTTCCTATTCGAGGGTCCGTCGTTCTCGTGGATCACCCTGCTGGTCGGCGTGATAGGCACGGTGATGGCCATGGTGGGCGGCATGCCGACGATGGTCCGTACCCGCTTCTCCACGCCGACCATCGGGCGCGAGTGGATGATTGGTGAGACGGGGAGCACGGTGGATCGCCTCGATCCCAACGGCACGGTGACGGTACGCGATGCGATATGGCGGGCGACCACGAACCGGGCCACACCGCTGGAGCCCGGCGACGACATCAGGGTGGTGGCGGTCGACGGCCTGTGGCTGGAGGTCGAGCCCATCGAGGGCGCTGCCCGTGACTACCGCAGCCGAGGCGACGGTTCCTGACGGGCCGACCTCCACTCGATCCCCCTTCCACCCTTGCCCGCGTCCGGACGCGCGCCGTAGGTTCGGCGGAGACCCGTGGCGACGGGTCGGAACAGGGGGCGGGGGAGTGCCAGGCGAGATCACCTATCAGGGCTGGAGGGTCAGGGCGGCATGCCGCGGACCCAGGCCCGAGGTCTTCTACCCACCGGCTGGTGGTGAGCGCCGGGACGAGAAGTTGATGCGGGAGCACCGGGCCAAGGCCATCTGTGACCTGTGTGCCGTACGTGGGCAGTGCCT
This Acidimicrobiales bacterium DNA region includes the following protein-coding sequences:
- a CDS encoding WhiB family transcriptional regulator — encoded protein: MPGEITYQGWRVRAACRGPRPEVFYPPAGGERRDEKLMREHRAKAICDLCAVRGQCLKFAVERREAHGIWGGTSESERRVLIGATG
- a CDS encoding STAS domain-containing protein translates to MLEITVERHDDYVLCRPAGELDAYTVAQFREALTELSDESYVLVDLSDVPFMDSAGLGALIGGIRRARENDGDVAVACNRPALIRLLHTTGFDRIVPVRETVEEAVLALGEAAD
- a CDS encoding response regulator — encoded protein: MSASTVLLATDADHVHEKVAAALDGDHEVVRVHAGAEVLAAVRDHDPVLVVLDLQIGNMGGMAACLDLRLEQRAERIPPQRVVMLLDRDADVFLARRAEADAWIVKPVDPLALRRTARDAMVDA